TAGATTTTCTAAATAGGTTTGGATATACAAATGAAATGGATCTTAACCAATGTTTATGCCATTTAAGTAAAAGGTTTCAGAAAATATGTCCACACGAGATAGGAGTATTTCTAGGGTACCCTATAGAAGATGTAATAACATTTGTAGATTACCCTAGTGTAAAATGTAAAATGATAGGCTATTGGAAGGTTTATCATGATGTGGAAAATGCTAAAGTGATTTTTAATAGATATGATTTAATAAAGAATAAGATGATTGGACTTATTCTTAAAGGATGCAATCCTGCTCAACTTATATTGGATGTATAAATTTGAAACTCAGGGTAAAGCTTATGAAGTGAATAATATAATAATTAATTGTAGGCATGTCAAAGATATTCTAAAGGAATGTTTTTGACATGCCATTTTTAAGCTATGATAAATATTAAAAATAATAATTTATTAATTTGGTGATATAAGAAATCCAATTATTGTGTTGTTGCTATTGGAAAAATAATTATGATAAAGTTATGAAGTATTTGAAAAATTATATAGAGATATTTAAAAACAAATTAATAAGTGCATAAAAACAGGTACCTGAGAGTGAATTACTCTCAGGTGATAAATAAAATATTTCTTATAAGTGGAATTGAAAATTGTATATTTAAGAAATTTTTTCAAAATAACCAATCCTATTGTTTTTTGGACGTAATTTTGGTGCGATAAGTGATAAAAAGATAGGTGAAAATTTTTTCATTGTATCAGTAAGGTTAAAATCTCCTAACATTTTATACATAGGACAAAGCTTGATGAAATCATCTGTATTATCAACCCCCCATCGAAATACTGCGGTGGTTTTTTTTATTGTATCGTGAATTTTCTGGTTTTTAACCATCCATTTTGACATTATCTCACACAGGAGAGTACAGTGTTTAAAAGATGCAGAAACTGTTTCAAATAGTTTTTTAACCTCATTTTCTTCCAAATACATTAAGAGATCCTCTGCAACGACTAATACATTATCTTTGTTTTTAACTTTTTCAATCCAAGAATTTTCAAGTACAGAACCAGATATATTGGTAACCCTATTATTTTTGGAAAATATGGTTTTCCTGATATTCATTACATTTTCAAAATCAATGTTATACCATTGTATTTTACCATTATATACTCGATTAAATCTGGCATCAAGACCACAAGCCATATTAATAACACTGCAATTAGGATGTTTTTTAATATAGGATGAAACTTCTCTGTCAAAAATGATGGTTCTTGCAGAACATCCCCACATGTTCAATTTACTTTTACCATGTTTTTTAAAATCATAATCAAGAGAATTAACAATATTAATCGCAGTCTCATCATAAAAAGCAGGTTTCTTCTTTTGGCTTTCTAATGCCCTTGCATAGACAGGTACTAACATAGTTTCGTTGACACCGGACAAATTGATTTTTGTTTTGTCATTATCAGTATTCCTCCAATTGCTATTAAAGATTTTATTATATATCACTATAGTTAGCTATAACTAACTATAGCATAACATTGAATTTAGAATTGTCAATATGAGCAATATTTAGAGTTTCCCCAAAATTAAAATTCATGTCAAAGCTGTCCCACTAATTTCAATATTTGAGGCATAATTAGTTGAGGATAAGTTAGATGTATTTCTCTAATTTGTCCCAATTAGGTGTTAAAATTCCAGAGCTTTTCTTAAGTTTATCAAATTCATTACTTAAATATTTCATTTCGTCTACTGCAGACATAGCATGGTCGCTTGCGGCAAGTTTTCCAAGAGGTGTAGCAGCCATGATTTTAAATATCCAATATAACAATCTTCGTTTTCTATTTAGATAGTCTTTTAAATCTTTTGGCTCTATTTCATAGCCGCAGGTTTTAACTACTTTACATCCTTCGGAAATAGCATCAATAGTTAGGTTGAGCATTTTTTTATTTCTAGCAATTTTTTTCAAATCACCATCTGCAAAGTAAGTTAGATAGGCAATAGGCACTACTAGAGCAATATGAAATTTTAACCAAGCATCTATGTTAGGACTGTGATAAAGCTTAAAAGAGGTATTAACAAAAATTTTATTGATGAAGGTTTTGTAGGAGATATCTCCACTGATATCGCCAATAGAAAAAGATGTTTTACCAATATGTATGCTTATGACTTTTCCTAATTCTCTTCTTCCACCTGTTTTTTGAAAAGCGAACAACATTTTAGGCTTAATTATGGAATTTTCCTGTATTTTTTTATAGGTCGCATCTGCTGATGGATTATTACTAACGAAAACATATAACTTGCATTTTTTATTACAGTAAATATTAGGAAGCATGCTGTCAATCTGAGTTCTTTGCATAACTACAAAAACAGTATCATAATAATCGTCTTGATTAAACTTATCCACTACATTTAATTTAGTTATGGTAGTTTTTAATTGAAGGTAATGCTTAATAACAAGTCCTTTTTCTTTAAGTTCATTATATCTTTTTCCTCGTGCCAGAATAGTTACATTATGACCACCTTTGACCAATTCATAAGCTAAATAGCTGCCCAATACACCAGCACCATAAACTAATATTTTCATCGAATATTCCTTCCTTACATAATTATTTTTGATAAAAATTTCATATGTAACTGTCGATCCATTGACAATGATAATGATATTTATTATCATTAAGTATAACAAATATATTTTAACATTATTTTGTTATAATCTCAATAATTAAATAGTTACTTATAAATTTACACTAGGAGGAAATCAATATGATTACTATTTTTATCATTGAATGCATTGTATTTTGTGCTGTATTTACGATATTTAATTTGACTTATCTTTTTAAGAAACCATTGGACTGGTTTTATGATTATCCAGATGAGGTACAAGCACGCATGCGCACACTGCCACAATATAAAGGAAAAATTCCCTTAAAAGAAAATAATTATCGAAAAAAGAAGATACCAGCTGTAATAATATTTCTTATTATTTCATCAATAATTGTATGGTTTTCTGGAGCACGTGACTTTGTTATGGGAACATTATATGCATTTGCACTTTTTATGGTTATAAATTTTTATGATGCATTAATTTTAGATACAATTTATTTCTGTCACTCTAAAAAGGTGCGTTACCCTGGAACAGAAGATATGGTTAAGGCATATGAAAATCCAAAAAAGCATTGGATTGGTTTTTTAAAAGGAACAGGATTTGCAGTTGGGATTTCTTTGTTAGTTGGTGGAATTGTAGAAATTGGCTCACATCTAGTTTTTTAATAATATGGAAGAGTATAGTTGCAGCCGGGCTTATTAATCAAACTTTATGTTTTTTAGTAAATTTCTATATTCTTCTGGCAGCAATCCGGTATTTTTTTTGAATAAACTTGCAAATCTTCCAGCATGGCTGTATCCAACTGCTTTTGCTATTTGACCGATTGAAAAGTCTGTTTCGAGAATCAAATATTCTGCATAAGCCATTCTTTTGTTTTGAATATACTCTGTAATGGTATATCCAAATGTTTTTTTAAAAGTATAGCGAAGCTTTGTTTGACTCATACAGGCTATTTTAATAAGTTGTTCTGTATGAATATTAAAGGCAAAATGATCAGCTATATAAGATTTTACTGCATCTAAATTTTCAAGATCTTTTTTTGACAAATCCCCGGTAGAAACAAATCTTGTGCACTTTTTCGTTTTTTCTATGATCAAAGATACTGCTTCTTTAATCTTGCTCTCATAAAACAAATCTGCAGATGCACCTGTTCCTCTAAATGACTCAATTTGTCGCATGAGTAGTACCAATTCTGGAAATTCTGAAATTCCATCTATACCTAAAAATGCTGTTTTTGAATCGAATGATTCATCTGGAAATCTTTTTTTCAAATACTCACTGTAATATTTAGGCATAAGCATTAATTCAACACCATGAATTGGAACGCTTTTATGATAACGTACACGATAATAATTTCCTTCAGAGATGTATCCTCTAATACAGTTTGCAGTTAGTCTCTTATATGGATTTAGTTCTTCGGCAGATACAGTATCAAAGTAAGTTACAGAGATATAATCCGGTTGAGTATATTCTAAGAGAGTATCTTTATATAATCGAATGTCCATAATACCTATTGAGAACATCTCTTCACGCTCATAGTACCAATAATAGCCTTTACCCAATTCTTTTGATATTTCATAGCACCTTCCACTTAAGTTGAATGAATCTTTATAAAAACACTGATTGAAACCTAATTGAGTAAGACAAGGCTCTACCAGTTTTTTTGTTGCTTTTTTCATAGAATTACACCTCGCATATACATATTCAACATTTCTATATCACGATTCAACAAATGATATAAAAACATATTGCCTATTATTCATTTGTGTTATAAAGTAAGCTACAGAGCAAGCTAAATGTTTAAGCTAATTAAAATATATCAGATTAGCAAATTGAATTCAAGAAAAATATATTTGTTGATTTGTGATATTTAATAAGTACAGATATGAAAGGAGATTATTCTATGGAAGTGAGTGAAAAGAAAATAAATAGTAAAGAAAAAAGACTTAAAGTTATGGGAGAAGCACCAGTTCCAGAAGCATTATTAAAACTTGGAATACCAACTGTTATTGGAATGATAATAACGGCACTGTATAATTTCACAGATGCATATTTTGCTAATGGACTTGGAACAGCACAAACAGGAGCAATAGGAATTGCGTTCCCTATAAGTCAAATTATATCAGGAATTGGAATGATGATAGGAAATGGTGCTGGTGTATACATTTCAAGACTTCTGGGTAATAGTAACAGAAAACGTGCTAATGAAACAGCATCTACAACATTATATTTAGGAATGGTATTAGGAATATTAATAATAATTATAATGTTAATTTTTATAAATCCTATTTTGCGCGGACTTGGAGCAATAGATCTATCAGTTTTCATGTATACAAAACAATATTCTGTAATTTATATAGCAACATCTGTCTTTTCTATTTTTAATATAATACTTAATAACATAATGATAGGTGAAGGCGCATCAGGAATTACAATGTTTGCTATGATGCTTAGCGGAATATTAAATATTATCCTTTGTCCAATAATGATTTACGGAGCACATATGGGAATTAGAGGTGCAGCAGTTGCAACTGCTCTTGCTCAAGCAGCAACTACAATTATATATATTATAATTATATTAAGCAAAAAAAGTTTGTTTTCATTTTCTATTAAGTATGTACATCCAGATAAGAAGATGACTGCAGAAATTTTTAAGGTTGGTATACCAGTTATGGTGTTTCAATTGCTAACTAGTATAAGCATGGGAGTTGCCAATATAATTGTAGCAAAATATGGTAGGGCTGCACTTGCCGCATTTAGTAATGCAACTCGTATAATAGCTCTTGGTTCTTATGTAATATTTGGATTCACTAAAGGATTTCAGCCATTTGCTGGATATTGCTTTGGAGCCAAAAAGTATAATCGATTAAATGAGGGAATTAAAACAGCAATTAAATGGAGTGAAATTTTTTGTATATGTTTTACACTAATTCTTGTTATATTTCCAAGGGGTATCATGGCGTTATTCCCAACAAAAGATATTAATGTTATAAATATTACAGTAGATATATTACGTATTAATGGAATTACTTTTTCTGTATTTGGCTTCACTATGGTTTATGCAATTTTATTTTTGGCAATTGGTAAAGGAGCTAAAGGTGCAATTTTAACTATAGCACGCCAAGGAATATATTATTTTCCAGTTATTTTGATTTTACCTATATTTTTAGGATTAAATGGTGTGATTTTTGCACAATCAATAGCTGATGTTCTTGCAGCAATAACAGCAGTTATTATGTCTCGTTCAGTGAAAAAAGATTTAATAAATTTCTAATGATTTAATAGAAAACAGTACTCATTAATACTGTTAAGAATTATAAAAAATCAATTAAGTGGTTGATTTTTTTTATGTATATTGAAGTAATATTATGGAAACTAAATAGCTTTTTTGAAAATAACATTACTAAAAAGAGATGACGAATGTATTAGTGTCAGAAAGTTGACAATAGAAAAGAGAAAATGAAATGATAAATGAAATACATGAAAATAAGTTAATGGAATCTTTTTATAATATGATGCCGTACTTTAAATATTATTTTGGGACGGAATTATTATTTACAATTTCCAATACTAAAAAGTTCCTTTTAGTTCAAGATGGTGAAAATTTAGCAACCAGGTTTAAATCGGGCGATGAAATACCTAAAAATTGTGATGCAGATGTGTGCTTAAGGAAAAAGGAAGTTATACATATTACAGTACCAAAGGAAGTGTTTGGAATACCTATAGAAACAATTGCAATACCGGTTTTTGTAAACAATAATATAGAAGGTACAATTGTAGTAGGTATGAGCACTGACAAAACAAAGCCAATCTGTCAACTAATTTTGAAAATGTCCCAAAAAGTTTTAATTATTAGCACCAGCAATAGCTGGTGCTTTGTTACGCTTATAACATTATTTTTAGGTATAGCAAACACATCCATCAACTTAAAGTTTTTTAAGTAAAAGGGCTTTTTAGTTCTTTAAGCTATGTTTTCTTTTTGTCTATGAGCCTGCTTATTGCAATAATGTTCAAATGAAGCCTGCTTCCATGGGTGACTCATCGGCGGTATATAGTGTTTCTTTGGAGTTTTTGAGGTCTTCGCAAGATCAAAATTTTTTGATGAAGGAACATGATCCGGAAGCAATTCAAGTGCATAAACTTTTTCGTTTGCACAAAAATATAGATCATTGTTAAATGCCTTTATTACTATACCGCAGGTACCTTTATGGTAATATACTGGGTGACCATTAGCATCTACTGGAAGATAATATCCTTTATTGTATTTTACACAACTCCCATTGTCTACTTTCCTACTAGCAAGTACACCAAGAATTAAATTGATTTTCTCAATATCAGGTTGCGTTTCGAATACAGATTTGATATTATCAACAGGTAAAGCAAATCGAGCATTGAATTTTTTTATGTAGGAATTTAAAAATTCATTTGCCTGCTCAATCGTGCTTATACCAGCTAAACGCAATTCGATAGGAAGTCGTGATTGCAGTGTTTGAAACATTCGTTCCACACGCCCCTTGGCTTGTGGAATGCTGCTGGTTTTAATCTCAATTCCTAACTGCTTGCAGGCATAACCGAATTGGGTAAAAGTGTCCTCTTCGATAGAAGGGGATTTCTTTTGTTTATACTCAAAAACTGTACGCCTATCGGTGTAAAACATATAAGGAATACCATAGGTTTTCAATATTTGCTCAAGTACATGGTAATATCCATTTAGCGTTTCTTGAACATCGAAATAAGCACCTACAATAGCACCTGTGGCATCATCTACAGCTATATGAAGCTGACTTTTTTCTCCACCAAACCAAGGATGAAGAGAAGCATCCATCTGAAGCATTTCTCCAAAGTAGGCACATCTCGGACGCCTAGGATGAGCATCTTCGATAGCAAGAATAGAACTTTGAATAACACTAGCCTGCTTTTTTGACTTTGTAGATTTTTGCATATCTTTAAGTTTAGTGTATAGAGCCTTCTTAGAAGAACGTTTTGCCTTAGGAGACAGGATGAATTCCTGCAAAAGGATGGAACGTATAGTGTTTGATGAAACTTTGATTCCTTCAAATTCTTTTAAGAGTTCTGAAAAATGAGTTAAATTGGTGCCTTCATATTTTGTTCGATATAAGTCAACAATAGTCTGTTTTGTAGAATTATCTAAAGCATGGACAGGTTTTTTACCACGATTTCCATGTATAAAAAAGGCTTTTCCCTGCTCTTTATACCCTTTAATCATTCTGTTAATGTGCCTAACAGTACAGTTAATCTGTACAGCAGCTCTTTGCTTGTTACCATTGCTCTCTACTAATTTCTTGATTATGTTATATTTTGCATTCTCATTCATTGTTAAAACTACCTTTCTGATTTTGTCCACCTCACTTCTTAGTCATGAGGTTTTATTATACTATAAACTTATTTATTTGGGACATAATCAAATGCGGTATACTAAGACATTATCACAATTCAATCATATATGAGCACTGACAAAACAAAGCCAATCTTGACAAGTTTGGTATTATGAATATAATATACATATACCCCTAACGGTATGGAGGTGTAGATATGAAGCAATGTATGGATTCAGATAACCTGCATCGAAGATTAAAAAAGATTATCGGGCAGGTTCAAGCTATAGATCGGATGATAGATGAAGATGTTCCATGTGAGGATGTTCTTTCACAGGTTAATGCGGCTAAATCTGCATTACACAAATGTGGACAGATAGTTTTGGAAGGACACATAAAACACTGTGTGAGAGATGGAATTGAACATGGCGATGCGGATAAGACCATTGAAAATTTTACTAAAGCAGTTGAACGTTTTGCAAATATGACTTAATGAATACAATTTTGAGAACAGTCAGAGATGGCTGTTTTTTTATTGCATTATTGACAACCCATACCCCCATAGGTATAATATACATATACCCCTATAGGTATATTACGATTCAAATGGGAGGTATTTATGAAAAAATTAGTAGAGAAACTGGAATATTTATTGGAAAAGGGTGGCACAAAAAAAGATATCATATTATTGATTATTTCCGGAATTGCTCTAATTGCAAGCATTTTTAATTTGATTTCACTGCCTTTTAATATGGCGTGGATAGCAATTATTCTTTGTGGAATCCCTATCATAATTCAAGCGGTTATTGGACTAGTTACAGCTTTTGACATTAGAGCAGATGTGCTTGTGTCAATTGCCCTTATTGCGTCTGTATGCATAGGGCAGGATTTTGCGGCTGGTGAAGTAGCTTTCATTATGCAGTTTGGTGCACTGCTGGAAGATTTAACTGTTGCCAGAGCACGGGCAGGTATTGAAAAGCTTGTTAATCTTACGCCGAATACAGCAAGAGTTTTAGTTGATGGAAAAGAAAAAATAATTTCTTCTGAAAAAGTTAAGGTAAATGATATCATTCGCGTATTTCCCGGTGAAACTATTCCTGTAGATGGAATTATATTATCTGGTCAGACTTCTATTAATCAGGCAGTTATGACAGGAGAGTCACTCCCAGTTGATAAAACAGTAGGAGATAACGTTTCCAGTGGCACTGTAAATCAATTTGGTGCTTTTGAAATGAAAGCTGTGAAAGTTGGAGAAGATAGTTCTATTCAGCGTATGATTCGTCTTGTACAGTCTGCAGATGCAGGAAAAGCAAAAATTGTCGGTATTGCCGACAGATGGGCAACATGGATTGTTGTAATAGCTTTGACAGCTGCCGCATTAACATGGCTTATATCAGGAGAAATTATACGTGCTGTTACGATTTTGGTTGTGTTCTGCCCTTGTTCACTGGTTCTTGCAACGCCTACTGCAATTATGGCAGCTATCGGTAATGTGACGAAACATGGTTTTCTTGTCCGGGAAGGTGATGCTTTAGAGAGACTTGCATCAGTATCGAAAATTGCTTTTGATAAAACAGGAACACTTACATATGGTACTCCACAGGTATTGGAAGTCAAGTCAATCTCTTCAGATATTTCAGCGAATGAAGTATATTCATATGCAGCGGCTGCAGAATCACTTTCGGAGCATCCATTAGGAAAAGCGATAGTAAGATGTTATAAGCAGCAATTTTCAGATCTAGTTTTG
The genomic region above belongs to Clostridium sp. AWRP and contains:
- a CDS encoding DUF3793 family protein, with the translated sequence MSREQVSKFFNIINEYNDFEYLLYVIICHCAPTLKKQKIASLIIFSDNGRKLNLIWERYEDRIKENLKISFFELRRNKKNVTVLFYNDKMLETSIKCEKNIDFLNRFGYTNEMDLNQCLCHLSKRFQKICPHEIGVFLGYPIEDVITFVDYPSVKCKMIGYWKVYHDVENAKVIFNRYDLIKNKMIGLILKGCNPAQLILDV
- a CDS encoding class I SAM-dependent methyltransferase, which encodes MLVPVYARALESQKKKPAFYDETAINIVNSLDYDFKKHGKSKLNMWGCSARTIIFDREVSSYIKKHPNCSVINMACGLDARFNRVYNGKIQWYNIDFENVMNIRKTIFSKNNRVTNISGSVLENSWIEKVKNKDNVLVVAEDLLMYLEENEVKKLFETVSASFKHCTLLCEIMSKWMVKNQKIHDTIKKTTAVFRWGVDNTDDFIKLCPMYKMLGDFNLTDTMKKFSPIFLSLIAPKLRPKNNRIGYFEKIS
- a CDS encoding 2-dehydropantoate 2-reductase N-terminal domain-containing protein: MKILVYGAGVLGSYLAYELVKGGHNVTILARGKRYNELKEKGLVIKHYLQLKTTITKLNVVDKFNQDDYYDTVFVVMQRTQIDSMLPNIYCNKKCKLYVFVSNNPSADATYKKIQENSIIKPKMLFAFQKTGGRRELGKVISIHIGKTSFSIGDISGDISYKTFINKIFVNTSFKLYHSPNIDAWLKFHIALVVPIAYLTYFADGDLKKIARNKKMLNLTIDAISEGCKVVKTCGYEIEPKDLKDYLNRKRRLLYWIFKIMAATPLGKLAASDHAMSAVDEMKYLSNEFDKLKKSSGILTPNWDKLEKYI
- a CDS encoding AraC family transcriptional regulator, with protein sequence MKKATKKLVEPCLTQLGFNQCFYKDSFNLSGRCYEISKELGKGYYWYYEREEMFSIGIMDIRLYKDTLLEYTQPDYISVTYFDTVSAEELNPYKRLTANCIRGYISEGNYYRVRYHKSVPIHGVELMLMPKYYSEYLKKRFPDESFDSKTAFLGIDGISEFPELVLLMRQIESFRGTGASADLFYESKIKEAVSLIIEKTKKCTRFVSTGDLSKKDLENLDAVKSYIADHFAFNIHTEQLIKIACMSQTKLRYTFKKTFGYTITEYIQNKRMAYAEYLILETDFSIGQIAKAVGYSHAGRFASLFKKNTGLLPEEYRNLLKNIKFD
- a CDS encoding MATE family efflux transporter; translation: MEVSEKKINSKEKRLKVMGEAPVPEALLKLGIPTVIGMIITALYNFTDAYFANGLGTAQTGAIGIAFPISQIISGIGMMIGNGAGVYISRLLGNSNRKRANETASTTLYLGMVLGILIIIIMLIFINPILRGLGAIDLSVFMYTKQYSVIYIATSVFSIFNIILNNIMIGEGASGITMFAMMLSGILNIILCPIMIYGAHMGIRGAAVATALAQAATTIIYIIIILSKKSLFSFSIKYVHPDKKMTAEIFKVGIPVMVFQLLTSISMGVANIIVAKYGRAALAAFSNATRIIALGSYVIFGFTKGFQPFAGYCFGAKKYNRLNEGIKTAIKWSEIFCICFTLILVIFPRGIMALFPTKDINVINITVDILRINGITFSVFGFTMVYAILFLAIGKGAKGAILTIARQGIYYFPVILILPIFLGLNGVIFAQSIADVLAAITAVIMSRSVKKDLINF
- a CDS encoding ISNCY family transposase, which gives rise to MNENAKYNIIKKLVESNGNKQRAAVQINCTVRHINRMIKGYKEQGKAFFIHGNRGKKPVHALDNSTKQTIVDLYRTKYEGTNLTHFSELLKEFEGIKVSSNTIRSILLQEFILSPKAKRSSKKALYTKLKDMQKSTKSKKQASVIQSSILAIEDAHPRRPRCAYFGEMLQMDASLHPWFGGEKSQLHIAVDDATGAIVGAYFDVQETLNGYYHVLEQILKTYGIPYMFYTDRRTVFEYKQKKSPSIEEDTFTQFGYACKQLGIEIKTSSIPQAKGRVERMFQTLQSRLPIELRLAGISTIEQANEFLNSYIKKFNARFALPVDNIKSVFETQPDIEKINLILGVLASRKVDNGSCVKYNKGYYLPVDANGHPVYYHKGTCGIVIKAFNNDLYFCANEKVYALELLPDHVPSSKNFDLAKTSKTPKKHYIPPMSHPWKQASFEHYCNKQAHRQKENIA
- a CDS encoding metal-sensing transcriptional repressor encodes the protein MKQCMDSDNLHRRLKKIIGQVQAIDRMIDEDVPCEDVLSQVNAAKSALHKCGQIVLEGHIKHCVRDGIEHGDADKTIENFTKAVERFANMT
- a CDS encoding cation-translocating P-type ATPase; amino-acid sequence: MKKLVEKLEYLLEKGGTKKDIILLIISGIALIASIFNLISLPFNMAWIAIILCGIPIIIQAVIGLVTAFDIRADVLVSIALIASVCIGQDFAAGEVAFIMQFGALLEDLTVARARAGIEKLVNLTPNTARVLVDGKEKIISSEKVKVNDIIRVFPGETIPVDGIILSGQTSINQAVMTGESLPVDKTVGDNVSSGTVNQFGAFEMKAVKVGEDSSIQRMIRLVQSADAGKAKIVGIADRWATWIVVIALTAAALTWLISGEIIRAVTILVVFCPCSLVLATPTAIMAAIGNVTKHGFLVREGDALERLASVSKIAFDKTGTLTYGTPQVLEVKSISSDISANEVYSYAAAAESLSEHPLGKAIVRCYKQQFSDLVLVTKHFHMIPGRGVEASVNEREILAGNAELMKESNVLIASSAIAKAEDFLKQGCTVIYIAVNKVLTGFLLLSDTIRMESPKMIDSLSALGVQPVLLTGDHENASSAIANKLHIEEVHANCLPEDKLNWISAYQKKKQEVCMIGDGINDAPALKMANVGIAMGGVGSDIAVDAADIALVDDEVKELPHLLALSKRMMFTIKCNLTFSMTLNFIAITLAITGILNPVVGALVHNAGSVFVIINSALLLRWRKKQPRLIM